Genomic segment of Acidaminococcales bacterium:
CCTATATCGTTCCGCCAGATGGCAAATGCCTCGTCGTCTTCCGTATAGATAGTGATCCACAGTTTGTCCGCCGGTATTTTCAGGATTTCGGTTATATATTCCCAACCCCAACTTATGGACTCTTTCTTGAAATAGTCGCCAAAAGAAAAATTGCCCAGCATTTCAAAAAAGGTATGATGCCGCGCCGTGCGGCCGACATTTTCTATATCGCCGGTGCGTATGCATTTCTGGCAGGTAACCACGCGCACGTCGGGCGGCTTGAGTTTGCCCGTAAAAAAAGGCTTAAAAGGCGCCATGCCGGCGCCGATCAACAAAAGCGTAGGGTCATTTTCGGGAATAAGCGAGGCGCTTGGCAGAATAAGATGCCTTTTGCCTTCAAAAAACCTTAAAAAACTTTCCCGCAGTTCTTTGCCTGTAAGATTAACCATTGGTGATTTCTCCTCGCCCTGCTAAATATCCGCATGTATCAGAGAAATTATACAAAATCCCTTCCTATATGTCAACAAAGGGTCATCGGCTATGCGGCGCTATACGTTCGCCTTGGTCAAATACGGCTTGGTTTCAGGCGAGATTTTTTCTTCGCAAAGATCGGCCAAGGTAATCGAATCCAGCACTCGAGCGATGCTTTCGCCCACTTTTTGCCAAATGCCGCGCGTAACGCAACTTTTTGTCCTCTGACAATAGCCGCCTGAAGAAGGATCGTCGGTTAACAGGCAGTCCACCGGCGCAATCGGCCCTTCCATCACTCTTACTATATCACCGATCGTTATCTCGGAAGGATGTTTTACCAAAAGATACCCACCCTGAGCGCCCCGGGCACTCTTCACC
This window contains:
- a CDS encoding Rrf2 family transcriptional regulator translates to MKLSTKGRYGVVAMYDLAANSGNSPISLKSVAARQNISEHYLEQLMGQLRRAGLVKSARGAQGGYLLVKHPSEITIGDIVRVMEGPIAPVDCLLTDDPSSGGYCQRTKSCVTRGIWQKVGESIARVLDSITLADLCEEKISPETKPYLTKANV